The Methanolacinia petrolearia DSM 11571 genome has a segment encoding these proteins:
- a CDS encoding V-type ATP synthase subunit C has product MAAVNTTGPAPYIYACTRMKVRKASLIPREEYMRMLNMELPEIARIIEETHYKAEIDELNSSFSGIDLFEIALSWNLAKDYQRVIAMVPGHLKGFTKCYLLRWDIQNVLTIMRGKSQGVPQGKIKEITIPAGSLDKAALDKLIADDSVDRIVENLRGHELYPVFEREMAGAVESGSFARMENELYKAYYADIIHAAKSGVKGGYVFLQYIRLAIDTKNLMTVFRVKGSLESDDLRELMIPGGTFSVDELVRLAGSESSDEIIETIRNRLNIESFTEVLEKFREEKSVHKIETALTKAKLAQLDKLAKRYQFSVCPILLYLELKQYEVSNIRAVARGKASKLDAESIEACMVV; this is encoded by the coding sequence ATGGCTGCAGTAAATACTACAGGCCCTGCTCCCTACATATACGCCTGCACCCGTATGAAGGTGAGAAAGGCGTCCCTCATCCCGCGTGAGGAGTATATGCGCATGCTCAACATGGAGCTGCCCGAGATCGCAAGGATCATCGAAGAGACGCACTACAAGGCTGAGATAGATGAGCTCAATTCATCTTTCTCGGGGATCGACCTGTTCGAGATTGCACTGTCGTGGAATCTTGCAAAGGATTACCAGAGGGTAATTGCGATGGTGCCCGGTCACCTTAAGGGATTCACCAAGTGCTATCTCCTTCGCTGGGACATACAGAATGTCCTGACGATCATGCGTGGGAAGTCGCAGGGTGTTCCGCAGGGAAAGATCAAAGAGATAACGATCCCTGCAGGAAGCCTCGACAAGGCAGCTCTCGACAAACTCATCGCGGATGACTCGGTCGACAGGATCGTGGAGAACCTCAGGGGTCATGAACTCTATCCCGTTTTCGAGCGGGAGATGGCCGGAGCCGTTGAATCGGGCTCTTTCGCCCGTATGGAGAACGAGCTCTACAAGGCATACTACGCGGATATCATTCACGCGGCCAAGAGCGGAGTTAAAGGCGGATACGTGTTTCTGCAGTATATCCGTCTGGCCATCGATACGAAGAACCTGATGACGGTATTCCGTGTAAAGGGTTCTCTTGAGAGCGACGACCTGCGCGAACTTATGATCCCCGGCGGAACTTTCTCGGTCGACGAGCTTGTTCGCCTGGCCGGTTCGGAGAGCAGCGACGAGATTATCGAGACGATCAGGAACCGCCTGAATATCGAATCGTTCACGGAAGTTCTTGAAAAATTCAGGGAAGAGAAATCGGTGCACAAGATCGAGACCGCACTTACGAAGGCGAAGCTCGCTCAGCTCGACAAACTGGCGAAACGCTACCAGTTTTCGGTGTGTCCGATTCTGCTCTACCTCGAACTCAAGCAGTATGAGGTTTCGAATATCCGTGCCGTAGCACGCGGCAAGGCGTCGAAGCTCGATGCCGAAAGTATCGAGGCATGCATGGTGGTGTAA
- a CDS encoding V-type ATP synthase subunit F, with protein MEIAVIGNSEFILGFRLAGIQKTYAAEESDAIADLVTMVLDDAEVGILVMNGEDMAKLPLRMRTTLSDSVKPTVIAIGGEEGGLSIRERIKRSVGVDLWK; from the coding sequence ATGGAGATCGCAGTTATCGGAAACAGTGAATTCATTCTCGGGTTCCGCCTTGCAGGCATCCAGAAGACCTATGCGGCAGAGGAAAGCGATGCAATCGCCGACCTCGTGACAATGGTCCTGGATGACGCCGAGGTCGGCATACTCGTAATGAACGGCGAAGATATGGCAAAACTGCCGCTCAGGATGCGCACCACCCTCTCGGATTCGGTAAAGCCGACGGTTATCGCCATCGGCGGCGAAGAGGGCGGACTTTCCATCAGAGAGAGAATTAAGAGATCAGTGGGTGTTGATCTGTGGAAGTAA
- a CDS encoding archaellin/type IV pilin N-terminal domain-containing protein, translating into MLRLQERCEGFTGLEAAIVLIAFIVVASVFAFSVIGAGYFATQQTQSTAYTALQQTGSTLEILGYVHGIKRADDEIGAIQFNVGLAPGGKYIDFSKMVLTWTTRDEIRTYDANEPLYNTTIDEGKWGIMGIKPTDATGDTVLEPGETYTIYVNLTSGEELGPGDEFSLELTSTSAMSLIISRSAPWQIDNINTLY; encoded by the coding sequence ATGTTGAGATTGCAGGAGCGATGCGAAGGCTTCACCGGCCTGGAGGCAGCTATTGTTTTGATAGCTTTTATTGTAGTTGCATCCGTTTTCGCATTCTCGGTGATCGGTGCGGGGTATTTTGCAACCCAGCAGACCCAGAGCACTGCATACACTGCACTTCAGCAGACAGGTTCGACTCTTGAGATCCTGGGATATGTGCACGGAATAAAAAGAGCGGACGACGAGATAGGTGCCATACAATTCAACGTTGGTCTCGCCCCGGGAGGCAAATATATAGATTTCAGCAAGATGGTTCTCACCTGGACCACCAGAGACGAGATCAGAACCTATGATGCGAACGAGCCTCTTTACAATACCACGATCGATGAAGGAAAATGGGGGATTATGGGGATCAAACCCACGGATGCGACCGGTGATACGGTTCTTGAACCTGGTGAAACATATACGATCTATGTCAACCTGACCTCCGGGGAGGAGCTCGGTCCCGGAGATGAATTTTCGCTTGAACTTACATCTACATCGGCAATGTCCCTGATAATCAGCAGAAGTGCACCCTGGCAGATCGACAATATAAATACCCTCTATTGA
- a CDS encoding V-type ATP synthase subunit I, giving the protein MFKVQRMSKLLIAASKDQLEPVIRELYRHNVFHIEDFVDQGEEEYEGFKIGRPMEGASSTSGKLLRIRSLANMIGVSPDNVESVAVQGKGALSTKIESELPKIEEEIGSLVERRNSLESSLRECVQKQADLETFAKVPMDLSLLRGYDGFDVFAGTIPQDIELPVDCEKYFTDQVPGNLLIAVVPKESSQEAERFLVDSGFTAVAIPNEDGTAESNIEKYTQEITRLESEIGKMSEQITAQKEKYAEFLVACEELLTADVERAEAPLRFATTEEAFVAEGWVPSDVVEGLTSDLQAATGGKVFVTEEEINYDEDIVPIEYDSPNWAKPTEALMDIYSRPQYTEFDPTLLVAIVFPIFFGFILGDIAYGAILLIMSFWLRKFVKDSIAGNQLLDVLRNASVASIIFGVLYSEFLGFACPWNPIIMSRHFNIGAEHAGHGPDAILLLIVTAWVGILHITLGRAIHARNAKVQLHPGEHRSKVIFAQIGWIIVMWGILLMIWTIAPIPMMPDLTGAMAIAGYNIFLLVGALMILVGIIGIGRDSALELMELPTIISHVLSYTRLAAVGLSSVAIAAVVNYIAIGMMIEPAIADFGIVSIVMIIVGIFVFLIGHTLNTALGLLGGGLHSIRLHYVEFFTKFYQGGGKKYEPFGIIRKFTED; this is encoded by the coding sequence ATGTTTAAAGTCCAGAGGATGAGCAAGCTGCTCATCGCAGCGTCTAAAGATCAGCTTGAACCGGTTATTCGTGAGTTGTACCGTCACAATGTCTTTCATATAGAGGACTTTGTCGACCAGGGGGAGGAGGAGTATGAAGGCTTTAAGATCGGGAGACCGATGGAAGGAGCCTCGTCTACCTCCGGAAAGCTTCTAAGGATTCGCTCGCTGGCCAACATGATCGGCGTTTCTCCCGATAATGTAGAGTCAGTAGCAGTGCAGGGTAAAGGTGCACTTTCGACAAAGATCGAGAGTGAACTCCCGAAGATTGAAGAGGAGATCGGTTCCCTCGTGGAACGGCGGAACTCTCTCGAAAGCAGTCTCAGGGAATGTGTCCAGAAACAGGCGGACCTTGAAACCTTTGCAAAAGTCCCGATGGATCTTTCCCTTCTCCGGGGATATGACGGCTTCGACGTTTTTGCAGGAACTATTCCGCAGGACATCGAGCTGCCGGTCGATTGTGAAAAATATTTCACCGACCAGGTTCCCGGAAATCTCCTGATCGCAGTCGTGCCCAAAGAATCGTCGCAGGAAGCCGAGAGGTTCCTTGTCGATTCAGGGTTTACGGCTGTTGCCATTCCCAACGAGGATGGCACTGCAGAGTCCAATATTGAAAAGTACACTCAGGAGATCACCCGTCTCGAGAGCGAGATTGGTAAGATGTCGGAGCAGATAACTGCTCAGAAAGAAAAATACGCCGAATTCCTGGTGGCATGCGAAGAACTGCTCACGGCAGATGTAGAGCGTGCAGAAGCACCGTTGAGATTCGCAACTACCGAAGAGGCATTTGTTGCCGAAGGGTGGGTGCCATCGGATGTAGTGGAAGGCCTTACAAGCGATCTCCAGGCTGCCACTGGCGGAAAGGTGTTCGTCACCGAAGAGGAGATCAACTATGATGAGGATATTGTACCTATCGAGTACGACAGTCCAAACTGGGCAAAGCCGACAGAGGCTTTGATGGACATATACTCGAGGCCGCAGTATACCGAGTTCGATCCGACGCTTCTTGTCGCGATCGTATTCCCGATATTCTTCGGATTTATTCTCGGAGATATCGCATATGGTGCAATTCTTTTGATTATGAGCTTCTGGCTCCGCAAATTCGTCAAAGACAGTATTGCAGGAAACCAGCTGCTCGATGTTTTAAGAAATGCAAGCGTAGCAAGTATAATATTTGGTGTTTTGTACAGCGAATTCCTTGGTTTTGCATGTCCGTGGAACCCTATTATCATGAGCCGCCACTTCAATATCGGGGCGGAGCACGCAGGTCACGGGCCTGATGCGATCCTTCTGCTGATTGTTACGGCATGGGTCGGTATTCTGCATATTACACTCGGAAGAGCTATTCACGCCAGAAATGCAAAGGTTCAGCTTCACCCCGGAGAGCACCGCAGCAAGGTGATCTTTGCCCAGATCGGGTGGATCATCGTCATGTGGGGTATTCTCCTGATGATATGGACTATCGCACCGATCCCAATGATGCCCGATCTTACAGGCGCAATGGCGATTGCAGGCTACAATATCTTCCTGCTCGTCGGAGCACTGATGATTCTTGTTGGTATTATCGGAATCGGAAGGGATAGTGCACTTGAACTTATGGAACTTCCGACAATCATCAGCCACGTGCTGTCCTATACACGTCTGGCTGCAGTCGGTCTCTCGTCAGTCGCAATCGCGGCCGTAGTCAACTATATTGCTATCGGAATGATGATCGAGCCGGCGATTGCCGATTTCGGAATTGTAAGTATTGTAATGATTATCGTGGGAATCTTCGTATTCCTCATAGGACACACATTAAACACCGCACTTGGTCTTCTTGGCGGTGGTCTACACTCTATTCGTCTGCACTACGTGGAATTTTTCACGAAGTTCTACCAGGGCGGCGGCAAAAAATACGAACCGTTTGGAATTATTAGGAAATTTACGGAGGATTAA
- a CDS encoding ATP synthase subunit A — translation MEVKGKSKGILKRISGPVVTAVDLDAHMYDVVKVGDEQLMGEVIKIDGDNVIIQVYEATDGIRPGEPVENTGMSLAVELGPGLLTSIYDGIQRPLEVLMEKMGSFIERGVSAPGLDHAKKWEFKPLKKKGDEVVPGEIIGEVQETNIVTKIMIPPTFKGGKIKEIKKGEFTVDEIVCVLDSGEEVAMMQKWPVRVPRPVTEKKNPDIPLITGQRILDGLFPIAKGGTAAIPGPFGSGKTVTQQALAKWSDAEIVVYIGCGERGNEMTEVLTEFPELEDPKTGKPLMERTILIANTSNMPVAAREASVYTGITIAEYFRDMGYDVSLMADSTSRWAEAMREISSRLEEMPGEEGYPAYLSARLSEFYERAGRVETLNHDFGSITVIGAVSPPGGDFSEPVTQNTLRIVKCFWALDAKLSQRRHFPAINWLNSYSLYLDSLSSYYDEKISPEWNPLRTWAMAVLQKESELQEIVQLVGSDALPDEEQVTIEVARLLREVFLQQNAFDPVDTYCSMEKQFDIMKAIKKYADLGYDAQKSGAPIAAVVGVKAKNELAQIKFIAEYKPELGKILKQMDEEFAKVKEA, via the coding sequence GTGGAAGTAAAAGGAAAATCAAAAGGAATTCTAAAGAGGATTTCCGGGCCGGTCGTAACTGCCGTCGACCTTGACGCCCACATGTACGATGTGGTGAAGGTCGGAGACGAGCAGCTCATGGGTGAGGTCATCAAGATTGACGGTGACAACGTCATCATCCAGGTTTACGAAGCGACCGACGGTATCCGGCCGGGGGAGCCTGTGGAGAACACGGGAATGTCCCTCGCGGTAGAGCTCGGACCCGGTCTTCTGACAAGTATCTACGACGGTATTCAGAGGCCTCTCGAAGTGCTCATGGAGAAGATGGGCAGCTTCATCGAGCGTGGAGTGTCAGCTCCGGGTCTTGATCATGCAAAGAAGTGGGAATTTAAGCCCTTAAAGAAGAAGGGCGACGAAGTAGTCCCCGGTGAAATCATCGGAGAGGTCCAGGAGACGAACATCGTCACCAAGATCATGATCCCGCCGACCTTCAAGGGCGGAAAGATCAAGGAGATCAAGAAGGGCGAGTTCACTGTAGACGAGATCGTCTGCGTTCTCGACTCCGGCGAAGAGGTCGCTATGATGCAGAAGTGGCCTGTCCGTGTCCCGAGACCTGTTACGGAGAAGAAGAACCCGGACATCCCGCTGATTACAGGACAGCGTATTCTCGACGGTCTGTTCCCTATTGCAAAGGGCGGAACGGCAGCTATCCCCGGACCATTCGGGTCGGGAAAGACTGTTACCCAGCAGGCTCTCGCAAAGTGGTCCGATGCCGAGATTGTGGTCTACATCGGATGCGGTGAGCGTGGAAACGAGATGACCGAGGTTCTTACAGAGTTCCCTGAACTCGAGGACCCGAAGACCGGAAAGCCTCTCATGGAGAGGACGATTCTTATCGCGAACACCTCGAACATGCCTGTTGCGGCACGTGAGGCATCGGTTTACACCGGTATCACGATCGCCGAGTACTTCCGTGACATGGGATACGACGTATCGCTGATGGCAGACTCGACTTCCCGCTGGGCAGAGGCAATGCGTGAAATTTCGTCACGTCTTGAAGAGATGCCCGGAGAAGAAGGTTACCCGGCATACCTGTCGGCCCGTCTCTCCGAGTTCTACGAGCGTGCGGGACGTGTGGAGACACTTAACCACGATTTCGGTTCGATTACGGTTATCGGTGCGGTCTCCCCGCCCGGTGGCGACTTCTCCGAGCCTGTTACGCAGAACACTCTGCGTATCGTAAAGTGCTTCTGGGCGCTTGATGCAAAGCTGTCGCAGCGCCGTCACTTCCCGGCTATCAACTGGCTGAACTCGTACTCGCTTTACCTCGATTCGCTTTCGTCATACTATGACGAGAAGATTTCGCCTGAGTGGAACCCGCTCAGGACATGGGCGATGGCTGTTCTCCAGAAGGAGTCGGAACTGCAGGAGATCGTACAGCTTGTAGGATCGGACGCACTGCCCGACGAGGAGCAGGTGACTATCGAGGTTGCACGTCTTCTCCGTGAGGTCTTCCTCCAGCAGAACGCGTTCGACCCCGTCGATACATACTGTTCGATGGAGAAGCAGTTCGACATCATGAAGGCGATCAAGAAGTACGCGGACCTCGGCTACGACGCACAGAAGTCCGGCGCACCGATCGCGGCTGTAGTCGGCGTCAAGGCGAAGAACGAGCTTGCACAGATCAAGTTCATCGCCGAGTACAAGCCCGAACTCGGGAAGATCCTGAAGCAGATGGACGAAGAGTTTGCCAAGGTTAAGGAGGCCTGA
- a CDS encoding V-type ATP synthase subunit B, whose protein sequence is MKEYRTVTKVQGPLVFVEKTEPVGYSELVNVVQADGQIKRGQVLDTSDEIVVVQIFESTAGIGKDSGIRFLGETIKMPVGKDMLGRILSGGGKPKDGGPEIVPEKRLEITGAAINPYARASPDEFIQTGISTIDATNTLVRGQKLPIFSGSGLPHNEIALQIARQAKVPGSDEQFAVVFAAMGITKEEENQFMADFERTGALEHAVVFLNLADDPAVERIITPRLALTTAEYLAFELDYHVLVILTDMTNYCEALRQIGAAREEVPGRRGYPGYMYTDLASLYERAGIIKGKKGSVTQFSILTMPGDDITHPIPDLSGYITEGQIVVSRELHRKGIYPPINVMPSLSRLMNLGIGEGMTREDHKKVSDQLYAGYAEGVDLRGLVAIVGKDALSERDQRFLEFADLFEDRFVRQGHDEDRSIADSLDLGWELLATLPEDQLTRIDREMIRKYHPNYRKKE, encoded by the coding sequence ATGAAGGAGTATCGCACAGTTACAAAGGTCCAGGGACCGCTTGTATTCGTCGAGAAGACGGAGCCGGTCGGTTATTCCGAACTTGTGAACGTCGTCCAGGCCGACGGCCAGATCAAACGCGGTCAGGTTCTTGATACCTCCGACGAGATTGTCGTCGTCCAGATCTTCGAGTCGACTGCCGGTATCGGAAAGGACTCTGGCATCAGGTTCCTCGGCGAGACTATCAAGATGCCTGTCGGAAAGGACATGCTCGGTCGTATCCTCTCCGGCGGCGGTAAGCCGAAGGACGGCGGACCCGAGATCGTGCCTGAAAAGAGGCTCGAGATCACCGGTGCCGCAATCAACCCGTATGCACGTGCATCGCCTGATGAGTTTATCCAGACGGGTATCTCGACAATCGACGCAACGAACACACTCGTTCGTGGTCAGAAGCTCCCGATCTTCTCGGGTTCAGGTCTTCCGCACAACGAGATCGCTCTCCAGATCGCCCGTCAGGCAAAGGTGCCGGGCTCGGACGAGCAGTTCGCTGTCGTATTCGCTGCAATGGGTATCACAAAGGAAGAAGAGAACCAGTTCATGGCCGACTTCGAGAGGACAGGCGCCCTCGAACACGCCGTAGTGTTCCTCAACCTTGCGGACGACCCGGCTGTTGAGCGTATCATCACGCCGCGTCTCGCACTTACGACCGCAGAATACCTCGCATTCGAGCTCGATTACCACGTGCTTGTCATTCTTACGGATATGACAAACTACTGTGAGGCTCTCCGCCAGATCGGTGCTGCACGTGAAGAGGTTCCCGGACGTCGTGGTTACCCCGGTTACATGTATACCGATCTCGCATCGCTCTACGAGCGTGCAGGTATCATCAAGGGCAAGAAGGGTTCGGTTACCCAGTTTTCGATCCTTACGATGCCCGGCGACGATATCACCCACCCGATTCCGGATCTTTCCGGGTATATTACTGAAGGCCAGATCGTTGTTTCCCGTGAACTTCACAGGAAGGGTATCTACCCGCCGATCAACGTTATGCCGTCGCTTTCACGTCTGATGAACCTCGGTATCGGCGAGGGTATGACCCGTGAGGACCACAAGAAGGTCTCCGACCAGCTGTATGCAGGATACGCGGAGGGTGTCGATCTCCGCGGTCTCGTGGCTATCGTCGGAAAGGACGCTCTCTCGGAGCGTGACCAGCGCTTCCTCGAGTTCGCGGACCTCTTCGAGGACAGGTTTGTCCGCCAGGGCCACGACGAGGACAGGTCGATTGCAGATTCGCTCGATCTCGGATGGGAGCTTCTTGCAACTCTGCCGGAGGATCAGCTTACACGTATCGACCGTGAGATGATCCGCAAGTACCACCCGAATTACAGAAAGAAGGAGTGA
- a CDS encoding V-type ATP synthase subunit E family protein, with protein sequence MALDAVVGEIKAKGEKEAAAIKAEGKAEADRILAEAGEQVAAIKTSAEEDAARQSAQIVNREIAAGNLAVKRQILNAEKALLDEVHAATVKAISDLPEDFHKKAVRELCKAAAKELGEGVFYCNERDKAAVEHAISDLKTLAGFSLAGTKNISGGVIAESKDGQLQLDYSYGSYLTEVWETGLRDASEKLFG encoded by the coding sequence ATGGCATTGGATGCTGTAGTCGGCGAGATAAAGGCAAAGGGCGAAAAAGAGGCCGCTGCAATCAAAGCGGAAGGCAAAGCGGAAGCCGACAGGATTCTTGCGGAAGCCGGAGAGCAGGTTGCAGCCATAAAGACCTCGGCTGAGGAGGATGCCGCAAGGCAGTCCGCCCAGATTGTCAACAGGGAGATTGCCGCAGGAAACCTGGCAGTAAAGCGCCAGATTCTGAACGCAGAGAAGGCCCTGCTGGACGAGGTCCATGCCGCAACTGTCAAAGCAATCAGCGATCTGCCGGAGGATTTCCATAAGAAAGCGGTTCGCGAGCTTTGCAAGGCGGCAGCAAAAGAGCTGGGAGAGGGTGTATTCTACTGCAACGAACGCGACAAGGCGGCAGTGGAGCATGCAATCTCCGACTTGAAAACCCTCGCCGGGTTCTCGCTGGCAGGAACAAAAAATATCTCAGGTGGCGTCATTGCCGAGAGCAAAGACGGGCAGCTGCAGCTGGATTACAGTTACGGCTCCTATCTTACCGAGGTCTGGGAGACCGGACTTAGGGACGCATCAGAGAAGCTCTTCGGGTAG
- a CDS encoding cation diffusion facilitator family transporter: MRDFEAENLKKKRVARLSILSNTFLVFMKLGAGLAVGSISIISEAVHSAVDLIASAIAYISVKKSAVPPDMCHEYGHGKFEDMSGIIEALLIVVASLIILYEAVMNLVSGHDIASEQLLSVGIAVMLISTIMNLYVSTKLFSVAKDTGSIALESDAWHLRTDVFTSAGVMVGLILIRITGFVQFDAIIAIGISFVILHAAHDLIKRSFAHLTDRSLPDDEMEEIREVLMRFCGNNVSFHAIRSRRAGPDRFVEFHLTVPGDSSVNDSHELTDRIEAALKSKLGRIFVTIHVEPAKNKKD; this comes from the coding sequence ATGAGAGATTTCGAGGCTGAAAACCTTAAAAAGAAAAGAGTGGCCCGCCTTTCGATATTGTCAAATACATTTCTTGTCTTCATGAAGCTGGGTGCCGGCCTTGCAGTGGGCTCGATAAGTATAATCTCGGAGGCTGTTCATTCGGCCGTGGATCTCATTGCATCGGCGATTGCTTATATCTCCGTAAAGAAATCAGCAGTTCCCCCGGATATGTGCCACGAGTACGGGCACGGGAAATTCGAGGACATGTCGGGAATTATCGAGGCGCTCCTGATAGTGGTCGCATCACTTATTATCCTTTACGAGGCTGTCATGAACCTTGTAAGCGGCCATGATATCGCCTCAGAACAACTGCTCTCCGTCGGAATAGCCGTGATGCTGATCTCGACCATAATGAACCTCTATGTCTCAACGAAACTCTTCTCCGTTGCAAAGGATACCGGCTCGATTGCTCTCGAGAGCGATGCCTGGCACCTGCGGACCGATGTCTTTACTTCTGCGGGTGTGATGGTCGGCCTTATTCTTATACGGATTACCGGTTTTGTCCAGTTTGATGCGATAATTGCTATAGGAATCTCGTTTGTCATCCTGCATGCCGCCCACGATCTCATAAAAAGATCCTTCGCTCACCTTACCGACAGGTCGCTTCCTGACGATGAGATGGAGGAGATCCGGGAGGTACTCATGAGGTTCTGCGGGAACAACGTAAGTTTCCACGCGATAAGGTCGAGGAGAGCAGGGCCCGATCGTTTCGTCGAGTTTCATCTTACGGTCCCGGGCGATTCAAGTGTAAACGATTCGCATGAACTGACCGACAGGATCGAGGCTGCCTTAAAGTCGAAACTCGGGCGGATTTTCGTTACGATTCATGTAGAACCTGCCAAAAACAAAAAGGATTAA
- a CDS encoding V-type ATPase subunit subunit G family protein translates to MKTEVLKSIKETEEEYKSMISTAHEEKKRAIANSEQEAGNLIAKAKSDAEEYKNKRIADARAEAAKQYAEIVKEGEKRAEALKKNAASNLDKAVEQLVSQFKVKVNV, encoded by the coding sequence ATGAAGACTGAGGTCCTCAAGAGCATCAAAGAGACAGAAGAAGAGTACAAATCAATGATCAGCACTGCCCACGAAGAAAAGAAGCGCGCAATCGCTAATTCGGAGCAGGAAGCTGGAAATCTTATTGCGAAAGCAAAGTCAGATGCCGAAGAGTACAAGAACAAGCGCATCGCAGACGCAAGGGCTGAGGCAGCCAAACAATACGCAGAGATCGTCAAAGAAGGCGAGAAGCGAGCTGAAGCTCTGAAAAAGAACGCAGCCTCCAACCTTGACAAAGCAGTGGAACAACTTGTTTCACAGTTCAAGGTGAAGGTCAATGTTTAA
- a CDS encoding H+transporting two-sector ATPase subunit C: MVDTMTLEVAQASAVGFKAIGAGLAVGLAGMGTGLAQLGIGGAAVGATAENKEMFGLALLFTVIPETVVIFGLVVALLLLFT; the protein is encoded by the coding sequence ATGGTTGATACAATGACACTTGAAGTGGCTCAGGCCTCGGCAGTAGGATTCAAAGCAATCGGTGCAGGTCTCGCAGTAGGTCTTGCAGGAATGGGTACCGGTCTTGCACAGCTCGGTATCGGTGGAGCAGCAGTAGGAGCAACCGCAGAGAACAAAGAGATGTTCGGTCTTGCACTTCTCTTCACGGTCATTCCGGAAACAGTCGTTATCTTTGGTCTTGTAGTTGCACTTCTTCTGCTCTTCACATAA
- a CDS encoding V-type ATP synthase subunit D, which yields MALKDVKPTRSELINLKKRIKLSERGYNILKMKRDGLILEFFKVLEEAKKSKSELNDNYEKALKTIAVANTVEGAIRVKAAAMAVQENPQIALKQKNIMGVVVPEIESSAVRKDIIQRGYGVLGSSAVIDETAEAFEELVDSIIRAAEIETTMKRLLDEIESTKRRVNALEFKVIPELSEARDFIKMRLDEMERDELVRLKKIRAKAQAK from the coding sequence ATGGCGCTTAAAGATGTAAAGCCAACAAGGTCTGAACTTATCAACCTTAAAAAGAGGATCAAACTCTCCGAACGAGGCTATAACATTCTCAAGATGAAGCGCGACGGACTAATCCTTGAATTCTTCAAGGTGCTTGAGGAAGCGAAGAAGAGCAAGAGCGAACTCAACGACAACTACGAAAAGGCGTTGAAGACGATCGCGGTGGCGAACACTGTCGAGGGTGCGATCAGGGTGAAGGCGGCGGCGATGGCCGTGCAGGAAAATCCCCAGATTGCACTCAAGCAGAAGAACATCATGGGTGTCGTTGTGCCCGAGATTGAGTCTTCGGCTGTCAGAAAGGACATCATCCAGAGAGGATATGGTGTCCTCGGTTCGTCTGCCGTTATAGACGAGACTGCCGAAGCCTTCGAGGAGCTCGTCGATTCGATCATCCGGGCTGCCGAGATCGAGACGACGATGAAGAGGCTTTTAGATGAGATCGAGTCCACGAAACGCCGTGTCAACGCTCTTGAGTTCAAGGTTATCCCTGAGCTTTCAGAGGCTCGTGACTTCATCAAGATGAGACTTGATGAGATGGAGAGGGACGAACTTGTCCGTCTCAAGAAGATCAGGGCCAAGGCCCAGGCAAAATAA